A window of Nonomuraea angiospora genomic DNA:
GGTAGGCGGCGAGCACCAGCGGGTCGGCCCGCACCTCGGCGGGCGGGCCGTCGGCGATGACCCGGCCCAGGTCGAGCACCACCACGCGGTCGGCCAGCCGGGTCACGAACGCGACGTCGTGCTCGACCAGCAGGATCGTCAGCCCGTCCGCGCGCAGCTCCTCCACCAGCGCCGCGAGCCGCTCGCGCTCCTGACCGCGCAGCCCCGAGGCGGGCTCGTCGAGCAGCAGCAGCCGGGGCCGGGCGCACAGGGCGCGGGCGAGCTGGAGCGCCCGCTGCTGCCCGATGGGCAGCAGGTCGGCGGGCCGGTCCGCCCACTCGGCCAGCCCCACGCGGCTCAGCACGGCCTCCGCCTCGGCGGTGATCTCGCGCTCGTCGCGCCGGTGCCGCGGCAGCCGCAGCGCCGCCGACACGAACCCCGCACCGGTACGGCCGTGCATCCCGACCATGACGTTCTCCCTGACCGTCATGCCGCGGAACACCCTGGCCGCCTGGAACACGATCGACATGCCGAGCCTGGCCCGCCGGTGCGGCGCGAGCCGCTCCACCCGGTGCCCGCGGAAGGAGATCTGGCCGTGGTCGGCCTCCAGATGCCCGGTGATGAGGTTGAACAGCGTGGACTTGCCCGCCCCGTTCGGCCCGATGACGCCGCAGACCTCGCCGTCCGCGACGGCCAGGGACACGTCGCGGACGGCGTAGACGCCCCCGAAGGAGCGCGAGAGCCCGGTGACCGTCAGCACCGGCTACCCCGCGCCGACGGTCTTGGCGAGCTGCTCCTTGGCCCAGTCGGTGGGAACGAACTTCCCGTTCTGCACCGTGTTGACCGAGATGAACTCGGGGGAGAGGCCGGAGTGGTCGGTGGGGGAGTAGCGGAAGCGGCCGTTGGGCGTGACCAGGTCCATGGTCTCCAGTGCCTGCTGGACCTTGGCCTGGTCGGTGCTGTTCGCCTTCTTGATCGCCTCGAAGAGCAGCAGGCTCGCACTGTAGCCGTCCTGCGCGAACTGCGGCGGTGGATAGCCGTGTTTCTGCTGGTACGGCTTGGCCATCTGCTCGATGACCTGCTTCTGCTTGCCGTCGGGCAGATATTCGCCGACGACGCCGATGGCGCTCTGCACCGTCATGCCCTCGGCCGCGCCGCCCATCGGCTCCAGCCACAGCTTGCTGGCCTGCGAGGCGGTCAGGAACAGCGGCGTCTTGAGCCCCGAGGCCACGTACTGCTTGGCCGCCGTCACGCCGGGCGCGCCCGAGCCCCAGAACACCAGCGCCTCGGCGGCGGAGTCGCGCACGTGGGTGAAGAGCGGGCTGAAGTCCGAGGTGGTCGTCTCGTACGGCTCGTCCACGGCGACCTTCACCCCGTACTTCGGCGCGAGCGCGATCATCGACTTGTGGCCGGAGACCGAATAGGCGCTCTTGGAGTCCCAGGCCACGGCGATCGTCTTGATGCCCTTGGCCTGGAGGTACTGCAGGTAGCGCTCGGCGTACATGCTGGACAGGGCGGGGGTGACGAAGATGTACGACTTGATCGGCTCGACCTGCTCCTGCGCCGGGGCCAGCGACAGGTACGGCATCTTGTCGCGCTGCGCGAGCGGCTCGACCGCCAGCGCCGAGTTGGAGAACACCGGGCCGATCAGCACGTCGATGTCGCCCTTGATCTGGTTGTAGGCCACGATGCCCTGGTCGGGGGCGGTCTTGTCGTCGCGCGTGACCAGCTCCACCTTGCGGCCGAGCAGGCCGCCCTGCGCGTTGACCTGCTCGACGGCCAGCTCGACGGCCTTCTTGTCCTCGCTGCCCAGCGGCGTGTAGTTGCCGGTGAGGGAGACGATGAGGCCGACCTTGATCGGGTCTTGGGCGCCGCCGCCGGAATCACCGCCGCAGGCGGTCGCGGCCAACGCGAGACAAACCAGAGACGGGAGCAGCCTGCGCATCAGGACCCTCCAAGCCGTGCTTATGGCCTCCACTCCGTGGAGGCGGCTCGGTCGCCGGGGAGCCGTCGCCTTCCCTCGTCACTCCGGTCGCTGCGCTCCCTGCGTTCCTCAGTCCAGGCGACGGCGCTCCCTCACGTGGCCCTGAATGTAGGCAGATATATTACGGCTGTCAATAGAATGCCCAAGATGCGGGGAGGGCTGAGATGCGGCCTCAGTCGGTGATTCTGACGTTCCTCGGCGATCACGTGTACGGCCGCGGGATCTGCGTGTCCTCGGGCAGCTTCATCGAGGCGTTCGCCAAGGTCGGGATCTCGGAGGAGGCGACGCGTTCGACGCTGACCCGGATGGTCCGCCGCGACCTGCTGCGCCGCCAGCGCTCGGGCCGCCGCATGTACTTCGGGCTCACCCCGACGAGCACCGAGGTGCTCAAGGACGGCGAGCGGCGCATCTGGCACAGCGGCGTCGTCAACGACGCGGACGAGGACCGCTGGACGCTGATCGGCTTCTCGCTGCCCGAGTCCTGGCAGCGGCAGCGGCACGAGCTGCGCTCGCGGCTGGTCTGGGCCGGGTTCGGGCCGCTGCAGAACGGCCTGTGGATCGCTCCCGGCGACGTGGACGCCGCGCGCGTGATCGAGGACCTCGGCGCGAACGTGAAGGTCTTCGCCGCCGAACCCCGGCACCCCACCGACATGCAGGCGCTGGTCGGGGACGCCTACGACCTGTCGGGCCTGGGCGAGCGCTACCGGGAGTTCCTGCGCCGCTGGGACCGGGCCGACCCGGCGCCGGACGCGCCCGACGACCTGGCGCGCTCGCTGACGCTGCTGACCGACTGGCTGCAGGTCATCAGGGCCGATCCGCGGCTACCGCTGCGCTACCTGCCGCACGACTGGCCGGCGGAGAAGGCCCAGCGGGTCTGCCACGCGCTGCACGAGCGGTTCAGGCCGGAGGCGGGGCGGATCGCGGAGCGGCTCCTCGACGTCGTCCCGGATGAAACTTGGGCAGAACGGTGACAGCGATCGCCCAGTGGCCTAACTTGATGGCTTGAGCGTCAAGGAGCGCCGATGCGGAATCAGGGGATTGGCTCATGGCCCGCACGCCGGGCCCGCATGACGCCCGGACGGGTGGCGGTGACGTACCGGGGACATGACCGCACGTACCGTGAGTTGAGCGAGCGGACGTACCGGCTGGCCTCGGCGCTCGGCGTGGGCCGCGGCGAGCGGGTCGCCTTCCTCGGCGTCAACCAGCCCGCGATGGTGGAGACGTTCTTCGCGGCGGGGCTGGTGGGGGCCGTGTTCGTGCCGCTCAACGCCCGGCTGGCGCGGCCGGAGCTGCGCTTCATCCTGGAGGACGCGCAGGCGTCGGTCCTCGTGCTGGGCGAGGAGCAGGACGGCGAGGGGCTGCCGGGGCGGCACGTCAGGGCCGCCGAGTACGAGGCGCTGCTCGCCTCCGGCTCGCCCGAGCCGATCGACGAGCCGGTGCGCCCGGACGACGTGTGCCTGATCATGTACACGTCGGGGACCACGGGCCGCCCCAAGGGGGCCATGCTCACCCACGCCAACCTGACCTGGAACACCTTCAACCTGCTGGTCGACGTGCCGCTCGCGCACGACGAGGTCACGCTGGTCAGCGCGCCGCTGTTCCACATCGCGGCGCTGGCCCAGACGCTGGTGCCGACCGTGCTCAAGGGCGGCCGGGTCATCCTGGAGCCCTCCTTCGACGTGGACCGGACGTTCGACCTGATCGAGGCGGAGCGGGTGACGGTGATGTTCGGGGTGCCGTCGATGTTCGGCTTCCTGACGCGGTCGCCGCGCTGGGCGGGGGCGGACCTGTCGAGCCTGCGGCACCTGCTGTGCGGGGGCGCGCCGGTGCCCGAGCCGCTGATCCGGGTCTATCAGGAGCGGGGGCTGACGTTCCTGCAGGGGTACGGCATGACCGAGACGGCGCCCGGCGCCCTCTTCCTCGGGGCCGAGCACTCGATCGACAAGGCGGGCTCGGCCGGCGTGCCGTGCTTCTTCTCCGACGTGCGGCTGGTCGCGCCCGACGGCTCCCCGGCGGGTCCCGGCGAGCCGGGCGAGGTGTACGTACAGGGGCCCAACGTCATGACCGGCTACTGGCGGCGGCCGGAGGAGACCGCGAAGGTGCTGTCGGCGGACGGCTGGTTCCGCTCGGGCGACGTCGGCGTCGCCGACGAGGACGGCTACGTGCGCATCTCCGACCGCCTCAAGGACGTGATCATCTCCGGCGGCGAGAACATCTACCCGGCCGAGGTGGAGAGCGTGCTGTTCGGGCACGACGCGGTCGCCGAGTGCGCGGTGATCGGCGTGCCGGACGACAAGTGGGGCGAGGTGGGCAAGGCGCTGGTCGTGCCGGCCCAGGACGCCGCGATCGAGCCCGAGGAGCTGCTGGCGTACCTGGACGGCCGCCTGGCCCGCTTCAAAATCCCGAAATATCTGGAATTCGTCCCTGAATTGCCGAAGAACGCAGCGGGCAAGCTGCTCAAAGCCAACCTCAGACAGCTCTACGGGCACGACCTCGACGACCAGAGGAGATGATCTGCGAATGCGCACCTCGCCGCCGTTCCGCGCGGACCACGTCGGCAGCCTGCTCCGCCCGCCCGCGCTGCTCCGCGCCCGCGAGACCCTCATGGGTGACGCGCTGCGGGAGGCCGAGGACGAGGCCATCAGAGAGGTGGTACGCCGCCAGGAGGAGATCGGGCTGCAGAGCGCCACCGACGGCGAGTTCCGGCGGGCCTCGTGGCACATGGACTTCATCTACCGGCTCGGCGGCATCGGCCAGGCCACCGACGAGCACATCACGGTGCGCTTCCACAACGAGCAGGGGGACATCGAGTTCACCCCGGCGGCGCTGCGCGTGCACGAGCGGATCCGGCTGAACGAGCCGATCTTCGCCGACGACTTCGCCTTCCTGCGCGACACCGCCACCAAGGTCGTGCCCAAGCTGACGATCCCCTCGCCGAGCATGGTCCACTACCGGGGCGGGCCGGCGGCCATCGACCCCGGGGTCTACCCGGACGTGGAGGAGTTCTGGCGCGACCTGAGCGCGGCCTACGCCGAGCAGGTGCGCAGGATCGGCGCGCTCGGATGCACGTACCTGCAGTTCGACGACACCAGCCTGGCCTACCTGAACGACCCGGCCCAGCGGGCGGAGCTGAGCTCGCGCGGCGACGACGCCGAGCACATGCACCTGCGCTACATCAGGCAGATCAACGCCGCCCTGGCCGCCAAGCCCGCCGGGATGACGATCACCACCCACATGTGCCGGGGGAACTTCCGCTCCTCCTGGGCCGCCTCGGGCGGCTACGACTTCGTGGCGGAGGCGCTGTTCAGCGAGCTGAAGGTGGACGGGTTCTTCCTGGAGTTCGACGACGAGCGGTCCGGGGGCTTCGAGCCGCTGCGCTTCGTGCCGCCGGGGAAGATGGTGGTGCTGGGGCTGGTCACGACCAAGCGGGGCGAGCTGGAGTCGAAGGACACGCTCAAGCGGCGGATCGACGAGGCCGCCAAGTTCGTCGACCTCGACCAGATCTGCCTGTCGCCGCAGTGCGGGTTCTCCTCGACGGTCGAGGGCAACCAGCTCACGGCCGACGAGCAGTTCGCCAAGCTCCGCCTGATCGTCGAGACGGCCCAGGAGGTCTGGGGCTAGCCCCCGCCCGCCCGCCGCGCCCGCCGCGCCCGCCCCCAGCGGTGCTTCACCCGTGGGGGCGGAACGTGACGACCGAGCCCGTGAGGCGGGCCTGCTCGGCGGCCCACACCACGCGGTGGGTCATGAGGCTCTCGAACGCGTCCGAGCGCAGCGGCGACGGATCGCCCGAGGCGACGGCGGCGAGGAAGGCGTCCACCAGGCCCTCGTCCCCGCCGCCGTGCCCGTCCGCCGCCGAGGGCCCCTCCGAAGCTTCCGGCGCGCCCGCGTCGGCGGCGGTCGTGTCGACGACCTCCTCCTCGCCCGTGCGGAAGTCCACCACGCGCAGCGTGCGGCCGTCGCCGTCGACGTAGCCGTGGGTGCCGAACAGCCGCGTCCGCCGGTGCTCCATCGGTGTGAACGCGCTCATCGTGAACGAGCACGTCGCCCCGTCGTCGAACTCCATCACCACCTCCTGGTGATCGACCACGTCGTTGTCGCACGCGTACACGCACCGCCCGTACGGCCCCACCCGGAGCGCCTCCAGCACGGCCTCCGGCGTGCGCCCGGGCGTGACGGCCGACAGCGGCCAGAACTCGCTCTCCGGGTCCCCGAGGCACCCGAGGTACAGCCGCGGCGCCGAGTACGGGCAGGACGCCTCCAGGAGGCAGTCCACGCACCGGTCCGCGGCCGACGCGGGGCGGTCCTCGGCGCGGAAGTGGGACAGGGAGCCGAACGACGACACCCGCGCGGGCGGCCGGCCGAAGAGGTGCACGAGCCAGTCGATGTCGTGGCACGCCTTGGCCAGGAGCATCGGCGCCGAGGTGTCCTGGCGGCGCCAGTGGCCGCGGACGAAGGAGTGCGCCTGGTGCCACCACCCCACCGGTTCGAGGTGCTGGACGCTGATCAGCCGCCCGATCCGGCCCGAGTCGAGCAGGTCCCGCACGGCCCGCGTGTAGGGCGTGTACCGCAGCACGTGGCACACGGCCAGCATGATCCCGTTGCGCCGGGCGGCCTCGGCGATCCGCGCCGCCTCACCCTCGTTCGGCGCCATCGGCTTCTCCAGGAGAATGTGGTAACCGAGGTCCGCCAGCGCCACCGCGGGGTCGGTGTGCAGCTGGTCCTGCGTGGCGATGACGGCCGCGTCGGCCAGCCGGTCCGCCGCCGCCAGCTCCTTCCAGCCGGGGAACGCCGCCCCGGCCGGGACGCCGAACTCCGCCGCGAACGCGGCGCGGCGCCGCGGGTCGGGCTCCGCGACCGCCACCACCCGTCCCGCGCCCGTGGCGTGCGCGTGGCGGGCGTAGGTCAGCCCTCGCAGGCCGCCGCCGACGACGGCTAGAGTCACCTCAGTCATGGAACCTTCCCGACGAAATATCATGGAGACCATCATTATTCGGAGTCGGCTGACTGACGGCAAGGGGTGTCCATGGGCGAGGATCTGAGCGGCGGCGACCTGTCACGGCTCAGGCAGCTCAACGCGCTCGCCGTGATCAAGGCGCTGCAGGGCAGGCCCTCGCTCACGCTCACCGAGGTCGCCAAGCGCACCGGCCTGTCGCGCGCCTCCGCCGAGGACGTGGTCCGCGAGCTGCTGCAGAAGGGCTGGGTCGCGGAGGCGGGCGCCACCGCGGGCGGCGTGGGCCGCCCGGCCAGGCGCTACCGCTTCAGGGCGGACGCGGGGCGGGTGCTCGGCGTCGACATCGGCGGCCACAAGATCCGCGCCGTCGTCGCCGACCTCGACGGGAACGTCGGCGAGCGGGCCTCCGTCCCGGTGACGCCGGAGATGGGCAGGCCGGAGCGGCTGGAGGCGGTGGACGCCGCGGTGGCCGCATGCCTGGAGGGCGCCGGCCTGGCCGCGGGCGACGTCTGGGCCGCGGGCGTCGGCACGACGGGCCTGGTGGACGGCTCCGGCCGGGTGATGCTGTCGGAGGCACTGCCCGAGTGGACCGGCGTCGACCTGGCCGCCCACGTGCGCCGGCTGGTCCCCGGCCCCGTCCTGGTCGAGAACGACAGCAAGCTCGCCGCCAGGGCCGAGTGCTGGCGCGGCGTGGCCCGCTACGCCAAGGACATGGTGTTCCTGCTGGCCGGGCTCCGCACCGGCGCCGGCCTGGTCATCGACGGCAAGGTGCACCGGGGCTTCGCCAACGCCTCCGGCGAGGTCGGCGCGCTGCCCGCGCTCGGCTGGATCCGCGCCCAGGAGCACCTCAAGGCCGCCAGCGGCGAGGCGGGCGACGTGTTCGCGGCGGCCAGGGCGGGCGAGCGGGCGGCCGTCACGGCCGTGCGCCGCTACGTCAGGGACCTGGCGCTCGGTGTGTCCGCCCTGGTCCTGGCGCTCGACCCGCAGATGGTCGTGGTCGGCGGCGGCTACTCGCGCTCGGCCGACGTGCTCATCGAGCCGCTCAAGCGCGAGCTGGACCGCTGGTGCATCCGCACGCCGGAGGTCCTCATGTCCGCGCTGGGCGACGAGGCCGTGGTGCTCGGCGCCGTACGGATCGCGCTCGACGACGTCGAGGACCGCCTGCTCGACGGCCGCACCCCGCTCGTGAGCCATCTGTGACAAAGCAAAGCCTTGAAGAAAATTTCACTGGACTCCATCATTACTCCCACGTTCTAGGAGAGGACACGGGAGATGTGGAAGTCGGCACGGAGCGGTGCTGCGCTCCTTTGCGCGGCGTTGCTGGCCTCCGCGTGCGCGGGCGGTGAGCAGGCGGGCACGGGCGCGCGGTCGCAGGAGAAGGTGACGCTGTCGTACGGCGTCTGGGACGCCACCCAGCAGGCGGTCATGCAGGAGCTGGCCGCCGAGTTCACCAAGACGCACCCCAACATCGCCGTCGACGTCCAGGTCACGCCCTGGGCCGACTACTGGACCAAGCTCAAGGCGGCGGTGACCGGCGGCGCGGCCCCCGACGTCTTCTGGATGAACGGCCCCAACTTCCAGCTCTACGCCTCCAACGGCGTCATCAAGCCCATCGAGGAGCAGGTCGACACCTCCGTCTACCCCAAGTCCCTGGTCGGCCTCTACACCTACGACGGCAAGCTGTACGGCCTGCCGAAGGACATGGACACCATCGGCGTCTGGTACAACAAGACGCTCTTCGACGCCGCCAAGGTGAAATATCCGGCAGCCGACTGGACCTGGGCCGACTTCAAGGCCGCCGCCGCCAAGCTCACCGACGCCAAGAAGGGCGTTCACGCGATCGGCGCGCAGCTCACGAGCTTCCAGGAGTACCAGTACAACACCATCTACCAGGCCGGCGGCCATGTGATCTCGCCCGACGGCCGGAAGTCCGGCTACGACGACCCCAAGACCATCGAGGGCCTGCGGTTCTGGACCGACCTGATCGCCGCCGGCCAGTCGCCCGACCTCAAGACCATGACCGACACCGCCCCGATCCAGCTCTTCGAGGCCGGCAAGCTGGCGATGTACTGGGGCGGCTCCTGGGACGTGGCCGAGTTCACCAAGAACGACTACACCAAGGACAAGGTGGACGT
This region includes:
- a CDS encoding ABC transporter ATP-binding protein, which gives rise to MLTVTGLSRSFGGVYAVRDVSLAVADGEVCGVIGPNGAGKSTLFNLITGHLEADHGQISFRGHRVERLAPHRRARLGMSIVFQAARVFRGMTVRENVMVGMHGRTGAGFVSAALRLPRHRRDEREITAEAEAVLSRVGLAEWADRPADLLPIGQQRALQLARALCARPRLLLLDEPASGLRGQERERLAALVEELRADGLTILLVEHDVAFVTRLADRVVVLDLGRVIADGPPAEVRADPLVLAAYLGQSA
- a CDS encoding ABC transporter substrate-binding protein, producing MRRLLPSLVCLALAATACGGDSGGGAQDPIKVGLIVSLTGNYTPLGSEDKKAVELAVEQVNAQGGLLGRKVELVTRDDKTAPDQGIVAYNQIKGDIDVLIGPVFSNSALAVEPLAQRDKMPYLSLAPAQEQVEPIKSYIFVTPALSSMYAERYLQYLQAKGIKTIAVAWDSKSAYSVSGHKSMIALAPKYGVKVAVDEPYETTTSDFSPLFTHVRDSAAEALVFWGSGAPGVTAAKQYVASGLKTPLFLTASQASKLWLEPMGGAAEGMTVQSAIGVVGEYLPDGKQKQVIEQMAKPYQQKHGYPPPQFAQDGYSASLLLFEAIKKANSTDQAKVQQALETMDLVTPNGRFRYSPTDHSGLSPEFISVNTVQNGKFVPTDWAKEQLAKTVGAG
- a CDS encoding PaaX family transcriptional regulator — translated: MRPQSVILTFLGDHVYGRGICVSSGSFIEAFAKVGISEEATRSTLTRMVRRDLLRRQRSGRRMYFGLTPTSTEVLKDGERRIWHSGVVNDADEDRWTLIGFSLPESWQRQRHELRSRLVWAGFGPLQNGLWIAPGDVDAARVIEDLGANVKVFAAEPRHPTDMQALVGDAYDLSGLGERYREFLRRWDRADPAPDAPDDLARSLTLLTDWLQVIRADPRLPLRYLPHDWPAEKAQRVCHALHERFRPEAGRIAERLLDVVPDETWAER
- a CDS encoding acyl-CoA synthetase, which gives rise to MTPGRVAVTYRGHDRTYRELSERTYRLASALGVGRGERVAFLGVNQPAMVETFFAAGLVGAVFVPLNARLARPELRFILEDAQASVLVLGEEQDGEGLPGRHVRAAEYEALLASGSPEPIDEPVRPDDVCLIMYTSGTTGRPKGAMLTHANLTWNTFNLLVDVPLAHDEVTLVSAPLFHIAALAQTLVPTVLKGGRVILEPSFDVDRTFDLIEAERVTVMFGVPSMFGFLTRSPRWAGADLSSLRHLLCGGAPVPEPLIRVYQERGLTFLQGYGMTETAPGALFLGAEHSIDKAGSAGVPCFFSDVRLVAPDGSPAGPGEPGEVYVQGPNVMTGYWRRPEETAKVLSADGWFRSGDVGVADEDGYVRISDRLKDVIISGGENIYPAEVESVLFGHDAVAECAVIGVPDDKWGEVGKALVVPAQDAAIEPEELLAYLDGRLARFKIPKYLEFVPELPKNAAGKLLKANLRQLYGHDLDDQRR
- a CDS encoding 5-methyltetrahydropteroyltriglutamate--homocysteine S-methyltransferase; this encodes MRTSPPFRADHVGSLLRPPALLRARETLMGDALREAEDEAIREVVRRQEEIGLQSATDGEFRRASWHMDFIYRLGGIGQATDEHITVRFHNEQGDIEFTPAALRVHERIRLNEPIFADDFAFLRDTATKVVPKLTIPSPSMVHYRGGPAAIDPGVYPDVEEFWRDLSAAYAEQVRRIGALGCTYLQFDDTSLAYLNDPAQRAELSSRGDDAEHMHLRYIRQINAALAAKPAGMTITTHMCRGNFRSSWAASGGYDFVAEALFSELKVDGFFLEFDDERSGGFEPLRFVPPGKMVVLGLVTTKRGELESKDTLKRRIDEAAKFVDLDQICLSPQCGFSSTVEGNQLTADEQFAKLRLIVETAQEVWG
- a CDS encoding Gfo/Idh/MocA family protein; translated protein: MTEVTLAVVGGGLRGLTYARHAHATGAGRVVAVAEPDPRRRAAFAAEFGVPAGAAFPGWKELAAADRLADAAVIATQDQLHTDPAVALADLGYHILLEKPMAPNEGEAARIAEAARRNGIMLAVCHVLRYTPYTRAVRDLLDSGRIGRLISVQHLEPVGWWHQAHSFVRGHWRRQDTSAPMLLAKACHDIDWLVHLFGRPPARVSSFGSLSHFRAEDRPASAADRCVDCLLEASCPYSAPRLYLGCLGDPESEFWPLSAVTPGRTPEAVLEALRVGPYGRCVYACDNDVVDHQEVVMEFDDGATCSFTMSAFTPMEHRRTRLFGTHGYVDGDGRTLRVVDFRTGEEEVVDTTAADAGAPEASEGPSAADGHGGGDEGLVDAFLAAVASGDPSPLRSDAFESLMTHRVVWAAEQARLTGSVVTFRPHG
- a CDS encoding ROK family transcriptional regulator; amino-acid sequence: MGEDLSGGDLSRLRQLNALAVIKALQGRPSLTLTEVAKRTGLSRASAEDVVRELLQKGWVAEAGATAGGVGRPARRYRFRADAGRVLGVDIGGHKIRAVVADLDGNVGERASVPVTPEMGRPERLEAVDAAVAACLEGAGLAAGDVWAAGVGTTGLVDGSGRVMLSEALPEWTGVDLAAHVRRLVPGPVLVENDSKLAARAECWRGVARYAKDMVFLLAGLRTGAGLVIDGKVHRGFANASGEVGALPALGWIRAQEHLKAASGEAGDVFAAARAGERAAVTAVRRYVRDLALGVSALVLALDPQMVVVGGGYSRSADVLIEPLKRELDRWCIRTPEVLMSALGDEAVVLGAVRIALDDVEDRLLDGRTPLVSHL
- a CDS encoding ABC transporter substrate-binding protein, whose amino-acid sequence is MWKSARSGAALLCAALLASACAGGEQAGTGARSQEKVTLSYGVWDATQQAVMQELAAEFTKTHPNIAVDVQVTPWADYWTKLKAAVTGGAAPDVFWMNGPNFQLYASNGVIKPIEEQVDTSVYPKSLVGLYTYDGKLYGLPKDMDTIGVWYNKTLFDAAKVKYPAADWTWADFKAAAAKLTDAKKGVHAIGAQLTSFQEYQYNTIYQAGGHVISPDGRKSGYDDPKTIEGLRFWTDLIAAGQSPDLKTMTDTAPIQLFEAGKLAMYWGGSWDVAEFTKNDYTKDKVDVAPLPKGEKQATIIHGVANVMSAKTEHPAEAWEFVKFLGSKPAADLLGKKGPIPAYNGTQSAWAAAHPELKLQVFLDAVSYAVPYPVSKNTAAWQEAELTHLTKAWTGEVPIEKAAADLAAGMNELLAKE